One genomic region from Apteryx mantelli isolate bAptMan1 chromosome 7, bAptMan1.hap1, whole genome shotgun sequence encodes:
- the RRP12 gene encoding RRP12-like protein isoform X2 has translation MARCGRLRSGAAAKLKRWRKGHSSDCNPETRRHRLAARSRFYSRPAEKSNLTVDAVKLHNELQSGSLRVERTSDSTQLRMEQDDDGEAATEKSSGTFLSGLSDCTNVTFSKVQRFWESNSAAHKEICAVLAAVTEVIRSQGGKESETEYFAALMTTLEAVESPESLAAVAYLLNLVLKRVPSPVLMKKFSDTSKAFMGILSSQACSGSTSALRWVLSCLATLLRKQDLAAWSYPVTLQVYHGLLSFCVHAKPKVRKAAQHGVCCVLKGSEFMFGDAAPAHHPAAPSTAKFCVREIEKAGGTKEATTTLHVLTLLQDLLPCFPVAMVKTCCETLLRIMTLSHVLVTACAMQAFYSLFGAQASPACLPAELNAQIITALYDYVPSVNDLQPLVTWLSTMERAHINLSRLQKDLCWAHLPRLFSTTMNCFLSPHSQVVSTAAQILENLLSECVAPHMGDLGTVSASAPAPASYLCKMFRAVEDGLTYRFHAAWADVLQVLEIFFEACGKQCHPIMKKCLQSLCDLRLSPHFPYTAELDQAVGAAVSAMGPEVLLQTVSLEIDGKEETLDFPRSWLLPVLRDYVQDARLGFFTSYFLPLAATLKSKALELAQAGKSLESKIYDTLQWQVWTLLPGFCIRPTDVVVAFKGLARTLGMAISERPDLRPTVCQALRTLIHKGCETDAERVEVGRFAKNFLPILFNVYSQPEEDGDSSAQCRSVLDTVRAYLTITEPQMVCGFLQKASEKLTSPESSEFARLSILDLIVAMAPYADEQSLDSLYRTIQPSLQSKERSVQKKAYRVLEEVCAAPHAACQAFVHSHLEDLQTTLLDSLKSAASPAKRPRLKCLFHIVKQLSAEHEPFITALVPEVILCTKEVSVGARKNAYLLLVEMGHAFISFGPTPPEAMQRFLLLVYAGLTGSVTMISCTVLALTRLFFEFKDHMGLSVVEQLLQNVCLLLGSRTRDVVKAALGFLKVVLLLVDAKLLTKHVQTMLEAVGNLSDDMRRHFRMKLRNLFTKFIRKFGFELVQGLLPAEYHKVLVNIRKAEARNRKQRALRQAAADADEEEAPLQPRGDSIEEILADSEEEEEEEERRGKEWKKQSWQRGQAWLKEGEEDEPLNFLDPNVSQRVLATEPGTKQSKGVSHDFQVSEDGRLIIQEEEEEVDDDEARGADEEMADVLQEVGLRSKKSQKRRFREEPDDEETESGAYPQYRAGGSGIHRQLGKEPAFGAEYRSKKGKGDVKKKGQLDPYAYIPLNRAKLNRRKQAKMQGQFKGLMKGAQRGAQAGRRNRPKDRRP, from the exons AGAAAAGCAACTTGACAGTGGATGCGGTGAAGCTGCACAATGAGCTGCAGTCAGGGTCCCTGCGCGTGGAGCGGACGAGTGACAGCACTCAGCTCCGCATGGAGCAGGATGATGATGGAGAGGCTGCCACGGAGAAGTCCTCTGGCACCTTCCTGAGCGGGCTGAGTGACTGCACCAACGTCACCTTCAGCAAGGTGCAGCGCTTCTGGGAGTCCAACTCTGCCGCTCACAAAGAG ATCTGCGCTGTGCTGGCAGCTGTGACGGAGGTGATCCGCTCGCAGGGGGGCAAGGAAAGCGAGACTGAGTACTTTGCTGCGCTG ATGACCACGCTGGAGGCAGTGGAGTCCCCTGAGTCGCTGGCTGCTGTCGCCTACCTGCTCAACCTGGTCCTAAAGCG TGTCCCAAGCCCTGTGCTCATGAAAAAGTTCTCGGACACCTCCAAAGCCTTCATGGGTATCCTGTCCTCACAGGCCTGCAGCggctccacctctgccctccgATGG GTCCTTTCCTGCCTGGCCACACTGCTGCGGAAGCAGGACCTGGCAGCCTGGAGCTACCCTGTCACCCTCCAGGTCTATCACGGCTTGCTCAGCTTCTGCGTCCATGCCAAGCCCAAG GTTCGGAAAGCAGCTCAGCATGGGGTGTGCTGCGTCCTGAAGGGCAGCGAGTTCATGTTTGGTGACGCGGCCCCTGCACATCACCCTGCGGCTCCATCCACCGCCAAGTTCTGCGTGCGGGAGATTGAGAAAGCTGGAG gCACCAAGGAGGCCACGACCACCTTGCACGTCCTGACCCTGCTGCAGGACCTGCTGCCCTGCTTCCCCGTGGCCATGGTGAAGACCTGCTGCGAGACCTTGCTCAGAATCATGACCCTCAGCCACGTG CTGGTGACGGCGTGCGCCATGCAGGCCTTCTACAGCCTCTTCGGTGCCCAGGCCAGCCCGGCCTGCCTGCCAGCCGAGCTCAATGCCCAGATCATCACA GCCCTGTACGACTATGTGCCCAGCGTGAATGACCTGCAGCCACTGGTGACCTGGCTGTCCACCATGGAGAGGGCACACATCAACCTGAGCAG gctgcagaaGGACCTGTGCTGGGCTCATCTTCCCCGTCTCTTCTCTACCACCATGAACTGCTTCCTGTCCCCACACTCCCAGGTGGTGTCAACTGCAGCACAGATCCTTGAG AACCTCCTGAGTGAGTGTGTTGCTCCCCACATGGGTGACCTGGGCACCGTCTCTGcgtctgctccagcccctgcctcttACCTCTGCAAGATGTTCAG GGCAGTGGAGGATGGCCTGACGTATCGTTTTCATGCAGCATGGGCCGATGTGCTGCAGGTGCTGGAGATTTTCTTTGAGGCATGTGGGAAGCAGTGCCATCCCATAATGAAGAAG tgtctccagtccCTGTGCGACCTACGTCTCTCCCCACACTTCCCTTACACCGCAGAACTGGACCAGGCGGTGGGGGCCGCTGTGAGCGCCATGGGTCCAGAGGTGCTGCTGCAAACTGTGTCCCTGGAGATAGATGGCAAGGA GGAGACGCTGGATTTCCCCCGCAGCTGGCTCCTGCCTGTGCTGCGGGACTATGTGCAGGACGCGCGGCTCGGCTTCTTCACCAGCTACTTTCTGCCCTTGGCAGCCACGCTGAAAAGCAAAG ccctgGAGCTTGCCCAGGCTGGGAAGAGCCTGGAGTCGAAGATCTATGACACACTGCAGTGGCAG GTCTGGACCCTGCTGCCTGGCTTCTGCATCCGCCCCACGGATGTGGTGGTGGCCTTCAAGGGGCTGGCTCGCACCCTGGGCATGGCCATCAGCGAGCGCCCGGACCTCCGCCCCACTGTGTGCCAGGCCTTGCGCACCCTCATCCACAAGGGCTGCGAGACAG ATGCAGAGCGGGTGGAAGTGGGTCGCTTTGCCAAGAATTTCCTGCCCATCCTCTTCAACGTGTACAGCCAGCCTGAGGAGGACGGGGACAGCAGTGCACAGTGCCGCTCCGTGCTGGACACTGTCCGGGCTTACCTGACCATCACAGAGCCGCAG ATGGTGTGCGGGTTCCTGCAGAAAGCCAGCGAGAAGCTGACCAGCCCCGAAAGCTCAGAGTTTGCCAG ACTCTCCATCCTGGATCTGATCGTGGCAATGGCACCCTACGCTGACGAGCAGTCCCTGGACTCCCTGTATCGCACCATCCAGCCTTCCCTCCAG agcaaggagcgcAGCGTGCAGAAGAAGGCGTACCGTGTGCTGGAGGAGGTGTGTGCTGCCCCCCATGCTGCCTGCCAGGCCTTTGTCCACTCACACCTGGAGGATCTGCAGACAACACTGCTGGACTCGCTCAAGAGTGCAGCATCTCCGGCCAAGAGG CCCCGGCTGAAGTGCCTGTTCCACATCGTGAAGCAGCTTTCTGCAGAGCACGAGCCCTTTATCACTGCCTTGGTCCCAGAG GTGATCCTGTGCACCAAGGAGGTGTCGGTGGGGGCCCGGAAGAACGCCTACCTGCTACTGGTGGAGATGGGGCATGCCTTCATCAGCTTTGGGCCCACCCCACCAG AGGCCATGCAGCGGTTCCTGCTCCTGGTCTACGCGGGGCTCACGGGCTCGGTCACCATGATCAGCTGCACGGTGCTGGCACTCACCCGCCTGTTCTTCGAGTTCAAAG ATCACATGGGGCTGAGCGTGGTGGAGCAGCTCCTGCAGAAtgtgtgcctgctgctgggcTCTCGCACGCGGGACGTGGTGAAGGCGGCCCTGGGCTTCCTCAAGGTCGTGCTGCTGCTGGTTGACGCCAAACTGCTCACCAAGCATGTCCAGACAATG CTGGAGGCCGTGGGGAACCTTTCGGACGACATGAGACGTCACTTCCGCATGAAGCTGCGCAACCTCTTCACCAAGTTCATCCGCAAGTTTGG CTTCGAGCTGGTGCAGGGGCTGCTGCCAGCTGAGTACCACAAGGTGCTGGTGAACATCCGCAAGGCCGAAGCCCGGAACCGCAAGCAGCGTGCCCTGAGGCAGGCAGCAGCGGACGCGGATGAAGAGGAGGCACCACTACAGCCCAGAGGAGACAG CATCGAGGAGATCCTGGCTgactcggaggaggaggaggaagaggaggagcgcCGGGGCAAGGAGTGGAAGAAGCAGTCATGGCAGAGGGGACAGGCCTGGCtgaaagaaggggaagaggatGAGCCCCTCAACTTCCTGGACCCCAATGTGTCCCAGCGGGTGCTGG CCACTGAGCCAGGCACCAAGCAGTCCAAAGGAGTGAGCCATGACTTCCAGGTGTCTGAGGATGGGCGCTTGATCAtccaagaggaggaagaggaggtggaCGATGATGAAGCCAGAG GAGCAGATGAGGAGATGGCAGATGTGCTGCAAGAAGTGGGTCTTCGCAGT aagaaaagccAGAAGCGTCGGTTTAGAGAGGAGCCAGACGATGAGGAGACGGAGTCTGGGGCCTACCCTCAATACAGAG CTGGAGGCTCTGGGATCCACCGGCAACTGGGCAAGGAGCCAGCCTTTGGTGCAGAGTACAGATCTAAG AAAGGCAAAGGCGACGTGAAGAAGAAGGGCCAGCTGGACCCATATGCCTACATCCCGCTGAACAGGGCC
- the RRP12 gene encoding RRP12-like protein isoform X1: MARCGRLRSGAAAKLKRWRKGHSSDCNPETRRHRLAARSRFYSRPAAEKSNLTVDAVKLHNELQSGSLRVERTSDSTQLRMEQDDDGEAATEKSSGTFLSGLSDCTNVTFSKVQRFWESNSAAHKEICAVLAAVTEVIRSQGGKESETEYFAALMTTLEAVESPESLAAVAYLLNLVLKRVPSPVLMKKFSDTSKAFMGILSSQACSGSTSALRWVLSCLATLLRKQDLAAWSYPVTLQVYHGLLSFCVHAKPKVRKAAQHGVCCVLKGSEFMFGDAAPAHHPAAPSTAKFCVREIEKAGGTKEATTTLHVLTLLQDLLPCFPVAMVKTCCETLLRIMTLSHVLVTACAMQAFYSLFGAQASPACLPAELNAQIITALYDYVPSVNDLQPLVTWLSTMERAHINLSRLQKDLCWAHLPRLFSTTMNCFLSPHSQVVSTAAQILENLLSECVAPHMGDLGTVSASAPAPASYLCKMFRAVEDGLTYRFHAAWADVLQVLEIFFEACGKQCHPIMKKCLQSLCDLRLSPHFPYTAELDQAVGAAVSAMGPEVLLQTVSLEIDGKEETLDFPRSWLLPVLRDYVQDARLGFFTSYFLPLAATLKSKALELAQAGKSLESKIYDTLQWQVWTLLPGFCIRPTDVVVAFKGLARTLGMAISERPDLRPTVCQALRTLIHKGCETDAERVEVGRFAKNFLPILFNVYSQPEEDGDSSAQCRSVLDTVRAYLTITEPQMVCGFLQKASEKLTSPESSEFARLSILDLIVAMAPYADEQSLDSLYRTIQPSLQSKERSVQKKAYRVLEEVCAAPHAACQAFVHSHLEDLQTTLLDSLKSAASPAKRPRLKCLFHIVKQLSAEHEPFITALVPEVILCTKEVSVGARKNAYLLLVEMGHAFISFGPTPPEAMQRFLLLVYAGLTGSVTMISCTVLALTRLFFEFKDHMGLSVVEQLLQNVCLLLGSRTRDVVKAALGFLKVVLLLVDAKLLTKHVQTMLEAVGNLSDDMRRHFRMKLRNLFTKFIRKFGFELVQGLLPAEYHKVLVNIRKAEARNRKQRALRQAAADADEEEAPLQPRGDSIEEILADSEEEEEEEERRGKEWKKQSWQRGQAWLKEGEEDEPLNFLDPNVSQRVLATEPGTKQSKGVSHDFQVSEDGRLIIQEEEEEVDDDEARGADEEMADVLQEVGLRSKKSQKRRFREEPDDEETESGAYPQYRAGGSGIHRQLGKEPAFGAEYRSKKGKGDVKKKGQLDPYAYIPLNRAKLNRRKQAKMQGQFKGLMKGAQRGAQAGRRNRPKDRRP, encoded by the exons CAGAGAAAAGCAACTTGACAGTGGATGCGGTGAAGCTGCACAATGAGCTGCAGTCAGGGTCCCTGCGCGTGGAGCGGACGAGTGACAGCACTCAGCTCCGCATGGAGCAGGATGATGATGGAGAGGCTGCCACGGAGAAGTCCTCTGGCACCTTCCTGAGCGGGCTGAGTGACTGCACCAACGTCACCTTCAGCAAGGTGCAGCGCTTCTGGGAGTCCAACTCTGCCGCTCACAAAGAG ATCTGCGCTGTGCTGGCAGCTGTGACGGAGGTGATCCGCTCGCAGGGGGGCAAGGAAAGCGAGACTGAGTACTTTGCTGCGCTG ATGACCACGCTGGAGGCAGTGGAGTCCCCTGAGTCGCTGGCTGCTGTCGCCTACCTGCTCAACCTGGTCCTAAAGCG TGTCCCAAGCCCTGTGCTCATGAAAAAGTTCTCGGACACCTCCAAAGCCTTCATGGGTATCCTGTCCTCACAGGCCTGCAGCggctccacctctgccctccgATGG GTCCTTTCCTGCCTGGCCACACTGCTGCGGAAGCAGGACCTGGCAGCCTGGAGCTACCCTGTCACCCTCCAGGTCTATCACGGCTTGCTCAGCTTCTGCGTCCATGCCAAGCCCAAG GTTCGGAAAGCAGCTCAGCATGGGGTGTGCTGCGTCCTGAAGGGCAGCGAGTTCATGTTTGGTGACGCGGCCCCTGCACATCACCCTGCGGCTCCATCCACCGCCAAGTTCTGCGTGCGGGAGATTGAGAAAGCTGGAG gCACCAAGGAGGCCACGACCACCTTGCACGTCCTGACCCTGCTGCAGGACCTGCTGCCCTGCTTCCCCGTGGCCATGGTGAAGACCTGCTGCGAGACCTTGCTCAGAATCATGACCCTCAGCCACGTG CTGGTGACGGCGTGCGCCATGCAGGCCTTCTACAGCCTCTTCGGTGCCCAGGCCAGCCCGGCCTGCCTGCCAGCCGAGCTCAATGCCCAGATCATCACA GCCCTGTACGACTATGTGCCCAGCGTGAATGACCTGCAGCCACTGGTGACCTGGCTGTCCACCATGGAGAGGGCACACATCAACCTGAGCAG gctgcagaaGGACCTGTGCTGGGCTCATCTTCCCCGTCTCTTCTCTACCACCATGAACTGCTTCCTGTCCCCACACTCCCAGGTGGTGTCAACTGCAGCACAGATCCTTGAG AACCTCCTGAGTGAGTGTGTTGCTCCCCACATGGGTGACCTGGGCACCGTCTCTGcgtctgctccagcccctgcctcttACCTCTGCAAGATGTTCAG GGCAGTGGAGGATGGCCTGACGTATCGTTTTCATGCAGCATGGGCCGATGTGCTGCAGGTGCTGGAGATTTTCTTTGAGGCATGTGGGAAGCAGTGCCATCCCATAATGAAGAAG tgtctccagtccCTGTGCGACCTACGTCTCTCCCCACACTTCCCTTACACCGCAGAACTGGACCAGGCGGTGGGGGCCGCTGTGAGCGCCATGGGTCCAGAGGTGCTGCTGCAAACTGTGTCCCTGGAGATAGATGGCAAGGA GGAGACGCTGGATTTCCCCCGCAGCTGGCTCCTGCCTGTGCTGCGGGACTATGTGCAGGACGCGCGGCTCGGCTTCTTCACCAGCTACTTTCTGCCCTTGGCAGCCACGCTGAAAAGCAAAG ccctgGAGCTTGCCCAGGCTGGGAAGAGCCTGGAGTCGAAGATCTATGACACACTGCAGTGGCAG GTCTGGACCCTGCTGCCTGGCTTCTGCATCCGCCCCACGGATGTGGTGGTGGCCTTCAAGGGGCTGGCTCGCACCCTGGGCATGGCCATCAGCGAGCGCCCGGACCTCCGCCCCACTGTGTGCCAGGCCTTGCGCACCCTCATCCACAAGGGCTGCGAGACAG ATGCAGAGCGGGTGGAAGTGGGTCGCTTTGCCAAGAATTTCCTGCCCATCCTCTTCAACGTGTACAGCCAGCCTGAGGAGGACGGGGACAGCAGTGCACAGTGCCGCTCCGTGCTGGACACTGTCCGGGCTTACCTGACCATCACAGAGCCGCAG ATGGTGTGCGGGTTCCTGCAGAAAGCCAGCGAGAAGCTGACCAGCCCCGAAAGCTCAGAGTTTGCCAG ACTCTCCATCCTGGATCTGATCGTGGCAATGGCACCCTACGCTGACGAGCAGTCCCTGGACTCCCTGTATCGCACCATCCAGCCTTCCCTCCAG agcaaggagcgcAGCGTGCAGAAGAAGGCGTACCGTGTGCTGGAGGAGGTGTGTGCTGCCCCCCATGCTGCCTGCCAGGCCTTTGTCCACTCACACCTGGAGGATCTGCAGACAACACTGCTGGACTCGCTCAAGAGTGCAGCATCTCCGGCCAAGAGG CCCCGGCTGAAGTGCCTGTTCCACATCGTGAAGCAGCTTTCTGCAGAGCACGAGCCCTTTATCACTGCCTTGGTCCCAGAG GTGATCCTGTGCACCAAGGAGGTGTCGGTGGGGGCCCGGAAGAACGCCTACCTGCTACTGGTGGAGATGGGGCATGCCTTCATCAGCTTTGGGCCCACCCCACCAG AGGCCATGCAGCGGTTCCTGCTCCTGGTCTACGCGGGGCTCACGGGCTCGGTCACCATGATCAGCTGCACGGTGCTGGCACTCACCCGCCTGTTCTTCGAGTTCAAAG ATCACATGGGGCTGAGCGTGGTGGAGCAGCTCCTGCAGAAtgtgtgcctgctgctgggcTCTCGCACGCGGGACGTGGTGAAGGCGGCCCTGGGCTTCCTCAAGGTCGTGCTGCTGCTGGTTGACGCCAAACTGCTCACCAAGCATGTCCAGACAATG CTGGAGGCCGTGGGGAACCTTTCGGACGACATGAGACGTCACTTCCGCATGAAGCTGCGCAACCTCTTCACCAAGTTCATCCGCAAGTTTGG CTTCGAGCTGGTGCAGGGGCTGCTGCCAGCTGAGTACCACAAGGTGCTGGTGAACATCCGCAAGGCCGAAGCCCGGAACCGCAAGCAGCGTGCCCTGAGGCAGGCAGCAGCGGACGCGGATGAAGAGGAGGCACCACTACAGCCCAGAGGAGACAG CATCGAGGAGATCCTGGCTgactcggaggaggaggaggaagaggaggagcgcCGGGGCAAGGAGTGGAAGAAGCAGTCATGGCAGAGGGGACAGGCCTGGCtgaaagaaggggaagaggatGAGCCCCTCAACTTCCTGGACCCCAATGTGTCCCAGCGGGTGCTGG CCACTGAGCCAGGCACCAAGCAGTCCAAAGGAGTGAGCCATGACTTCCAGGTGTCTGAGGATGGGCGCTTGATCAtccaagaggaggaagaggaggtggaCGATGATGAAGCCAGAG GAGCAGATGAGGAGATGGCAGATGTGCTGCAAGAAGTGGGTCTTCGCAGT aagaaaagccAGAAGCGTCGGTTTAGAGAGGAGCCAGACGATGAGGAGACGGAGTCTGGGGCCTACCCTCAATACAGAG CTGGAGGCTCTGGGATCCACCGGCAACTGGGCAAGGAGCCAGCCTTTGGTGCAGAGTACAGATCTAAG AAAGGCAAAGGCGACGTGAAGAAGAAGGGCCAGCTGGACCCATATGCCTACATCCCGCTGAACAGGGCC